Proteins encoded together in one Streptomyces sp. TLI_171 window:
- a CDS encoding glycosyl hydrolase — protein MKLRSLRGPTAALTTLALAAAATLTAALGAGTASAATVRVGLGGYTDSRPAGTVGPTNSDGAPVAPKVTARMAGQAAPTNDWWSSLIYQRYAGNPYSENLYAHPMTFKAQAAGLEVGYPTTPTVTSDGRQYDYTHTRDLTLGVAGLNSPDTKVDGWSDWTVTPYWADGSHTFSATVGHGLPYVYAHATGGAAQVTTASAPTVFASQGNVLGITVAGHNYGLFAPTGSSWSVSGSTVTANLGSKDYYSVALLPSTADLALFRTYAYNFVTDTRVGWTYDEAAGRLTTTFTATTAAQEGTGTGTLLALYPQQWQATPDALTALTYTSPRGTMKIRQGSSFSTVQSVTGVLPSLPDVGAYDRAALDGYLHQVADASDPFNAATDTYWTGKALGRLAQLVPVADQLGDTAVRDKMLGLMKGKLQTWFAGTGSPGFAYDSTWKTLIGYPASYGTDAELNDHHFHYGYFVQAAATVARYDTAWAADAQWGGMVKLLAKDAANTDRTDARFPWLRNFDPYEGHGWASGHAGFAAGNNEESSSESLNFSAGLLLYGAATGDTALRDLGVYLYTTEANAVQQYWFDADHQVFPANFQHRTVGMVWGSGAAYSTWWTAAPGMIHGINFLPVTSGSLYLARRKDDLAANLAELKSGNGGVFTDWRDLLWEAEALTDPAAAKADWDAGNAGYTPEEGESKAHTYAWIYDLATLGTLDPATTADTPTAAVFANGSTRTHVAHNYTTAARTVHFSDGYALTVPARSTASERGTKPDGGTGGTSSSPTPSPSASTSASPSASPSPSASASVPQTRANTLYLQPGGTLTTAYGSGATSSTVPSGGGANHDGTPYQPLTYTAGHLTGTLRAGGSTDFDLYVDAGATVALAQQARVSYDFNGDGTYDRTETYRYFATDPVPGWERYGATASGLQSSTGAALTNLSNATVRVEIWPALGSAPAQLRTGATQAQGNASVLRIPFD, from the coding sequence ATGAAGCTCCGCTCCCTGCGCGGCCCCACGGCCGCCCTGACCACGCTGGCGCTGGCCGCCGCGGCGACCCTGACCGCCGCACTCGGCGCAGGCACCGCCTCCGCCGCCACCGTCCGGGTCGGCCTCGGCGGATACACCGACTCCCGCCCCGCCGGCACGGTCGGCCCCACCAACTCCGACGGCGCGCCCGTCGCCCCCAAGGTCACCGCGCGGATGGCCGGCCAGGCCGCCCCCACCAACGACTGGTGGTCCTCGCTGATCTACCAGCGCTACGCGGGCAACCCGTACTCTGAGAACCTGTACGCGCACCCGATGACCTTCAAGGCGCAGGCCGCGGGCCTGGAGGTCGGCTACCCCACCACGCCGACCGTCACCTCCGACGGCCGGCAGTACGACTACACCCACACCCGGGACCTCACCCTGGGCGTGGCCGGCCTGAACTCCCCCGACACCAAGGTCGACGGCTGGTCGGACTGGACCGTCACCCCGTACTGGGCGGACGGCTCGCACACCTTCAGCGCCACCGTCGGACACGGCCTGCCGTACGTGTACGCGCACGCCACCGGCGGCGCCGCCCAGGTCACCACCGCCTCGGCGCCCACCGTGTTCGCCAGCCAGGGCAACGTCCTCGGCATCACCGTGGCCGGCCACAACTACGGCCTGTTCGCGCCCACCGGCAGCAGCTGGAGCGTCAGCGGCAGCACCGTGACGGCGAACCTCGGCAGCAAGGACTACTACTCGGTCGCGCTGCTGCCCTCCACCGCCGACCTCGCGCTGTTCCGCACGTACGCCTACAACTTCGTCACCGACACCAGGGTCGGCTGGACCTACGACGAGGCCGCGGGCAGGCTCACCACCACCTTCACCGCCACCACCGCCGCCCAGGAGGGCACCGGCACCGGCACCCTGCTGGCGCTCTACCCGCAGCAGTGGCAGGCCACCCCGGACGCGCTGACCGCCCTGACGTACACCTCCCCGCGCGGCACCATGAAGATCCGCCAGGGCTCCTCGTTCAGCACCGTGCAGTCCGTCACCGGCGTGCTCCCCTCGCTGCCCGACGTCGGCGCGTACGACCGCGCCGCGCTCGACGGCTACCTCCACCAGGTCGCCGACGCGAGCGACCCGTTCAACGCCGCCACCGACACCTACTGGACCGGCAAGGCGCTCGGCCGTCTCGCCCAACTCGTGCCCGTAGCGGACCAGTTGGGTGACACCGCGGTGCGCGACAAGATGCTCGGCCTGATGAAGGGCAAGCTGCAGACCTGGTTCGCCGGCACCGGCTCACCCGGCTTCGCCTACGACTCCACCTGGAAGACCCTGATCGGCTACCCGGCCTCCTACGGCACCGACGCCGAACTCAACGACCACCACTTCCACTACGGCTACTTCGTGCAGGCCGCCGCCACCGTCGCCCGCTACGACACCGCCTGGGCCGCCGACGCCCAGTGGGGCGGCATGGTCAAGCTGCTCGCCAAGGACGCCGCCAACACCGACCGCACCGACGCCCGGTTCCCCTGGCTCCGCAACTTCGACCCCTACGAGGGCCACGGCTGGGCCTCCGGCCACGCCGGGTTCGCGGCCGGCAACAACGAGGAGTCCTCCTCCGAGTCGCTGAACTTCAGCGCCGGCCTGCTGCTGTACGGCGCCGCCACCGGCGACACCGCGCTGCGCGACCTCGGCGTCTACCTGTACACCACCGAGGCCAACGCCGTTCAGCAGTACTGGTTCGACGCCGACCACCAGGTCTTCCCGGCCAACTTCCAGCACCGCACCGTCGGCATGGTGTGGGGCTCCGGCGCCGCCTACTCCACCTGGTGGACCGCCGCGCCCGGCATGATCCACGGCATCAACTTCCTTCCCGTCACCTCCGGTTCGCTGTACCTGGCGCGCCGCAAGGACGACCTCGCCGCCAACCTGGCCGAGTTGAAGTCCGGCAACGGCGGCGTCTTCACCGACTGGCGCGACCTGCTGTGGGAGGCCGAGGCGCTGACCGACCCGGCCGCCGCCAAGGCCGACTGGGACGCCGGGAACGCCGGCTACACCCCGGAGGAGGGCGAGTCCAAGGCGCACACCTACGCCTGGATCTACGACCTCGCCACGCTCGGCACCCTGGACCCGGCGACCACCGCCGACACCCCGACCGCGGCGGTGTTCGCCAACGGCTCCACCCGCACCCACGTGGCGCACAACTACACCACCGCCGCCCGCACCGTGCACTTCTCCGACGGCTACGCGCTGACCGTCCCGGCCCGCTCCACCGCCTCCGAGCGCGGCACCAAGCCGGACGGCGGCACCGGCGGCACGTCCTCCTCCCCCACCCCCTCCCCGTCCGCCTCCACCTCGGCCTCGCCGTCCGCCTCGCCGTCCCCGTCGGCCAGTGCGAGCGTGCCGCAGACCCGGGCCAACACCCTCTACCTGCAGCCCGGCGGCACCCTCACCACCGCCTACGGCAGCGGCGCGACCAGCAGCACCGTCCCGTCCGGCGGCGGCGCCAACCACGACGGGACCCCCTACCAGCCGCTGACCTACACCGCCGGCCACCTCACCGGCACCCTGCGCGCCGGCGGCAGCACCGACTTCGACCTCTACGTGGACGCCGGCGCCACCGTCGCCCTGGCCCAACAGGCCCGCGTCTCCTACGACTTCAACGGCGACGGCACGTACGACCGGACCGAGACCTACCGCTACTTCGCCACCGACCCGGTGCCCGGCTGGGAGCGTTACGGCGCCACCGCCTCCGGCCTGCAGTCCAGCACGGGCGCCGCGCTCACCAACCTGAGCAACGCCACCGTCCGCGTGGAGATCTGGCCGGCCCTCGGCAGCGCCCCCGCCCAGCTCCGCACCGGTGCGACCCAGGCCCAGGGCAACGCGTCCGTCCTGCGGATCCCGTTCGACTGA
- a CDS encoding cupin domain-containing protein produces the protein MTAFTVPLVVRPEQVEAVGLPGGGEFRLLEDSLRTAGLFGANTLRLPAGADGTRPHHHRRSTELFHVLAGTMEFLLDGHLVPVPVGGLVVVPPGAVHAFGASAAGPASFLAVLTPGVERFGYFRRLGRIARGEADWSAMDGQHERFDVHLDGGPAWR, from the coding sequence ATGACTGCATTCACGGTTCCCCTGGTCGTCCGGCCCGAGCAGGTCGAGGCTGTCGGGTTGCCCGGTGGTGGCGAGTTCCGGCTCCTGGAGGACTCACTGCGCACGGCCGGGCTGTTCGGTGCGAACACGCTGCGGCTGCCCGCCGGCGCGGACGGGACGCGTCCGCACCACCACCGCCGGTCCACCGAGCTGTTCCACGTCCTGGCGGGAACCATGGAGTTCCTGCTGGACGGCCACCTGGTGCCCGTCCCGGTCGGCGGGCTGGTGGTGGTGCCGCCGGGCGCGGTGCACGCGTTCGGGGCGTCGGCGGCGGGCCCGGCATCGTTCCTGGCGGTGCTCACCCCGGGCGTCGAACGCTTCGGGTACTTCCGGCGGTTGGGGCGGATCGCCCGCGGCGAGGCCGACTGGTCGGCCATGGACGGGCAGCACGAGCGGTTCGACGTGCACCTGGACGGCGGGCCGGCCTGGCGCTGA
- a CDS encoding ABC transporter substrate-binding protein, producing the protein MATPRVRRSTAALGSTVLATALLLTACSSSGGTGSKDSADGKVTLTVDLFGTFGFKEAGLYDEYMKLHPNVTIKQTDTQDEGQYWQALQTKLAGGGGLADIQGLEVGRVASVVKKQADKFTDLKTLGIGDVNDGLVDWKGAAIKTADGKVLGAGTDIGPEAICYRTDLFKAAGLPTDRTELAAKWSTWQGYLDLGKQYAAKAEAGNAWTDSAAGMFTAEVGQQKVRYSDESGKAVYDSSPAVQTAWADATKLVADGLSAKLAQWTPEWNKAFTTGKFATLSCPAWMIGYIKGQAGEGATGKWDIAAGPGKTGNWGGSYLAIPRTAKHPKEAAELIKWLNAKEQQATLFTKQGSFPSSTGAQEAIKDVKDPYFNNAPIGQIFSESAKAMPAQVLGTDDGVIGKAFTDALGEVERTNTAPDTAWKHALDNVKKANGN; encoded by the coding sequence ATGGCTACCCCGAGAGTCCGCCGCTCCACCGCTGCCCTGGGCAGCACCGTCCTCGCCACCGCGCTCCTGCTCACCGCCTGCAGCAGCTCCGGCGGCACCGGGTCCAAGGACTCCGCCGACGGCAAGGTGACCCTCACGGTGGACCTGTTCGGCACCTTCGGGTTCAAGGAGGCCGGGCTGTACGACGAGTACATGAAGCTCCACCCGAACGTCACCATCAAGCAGACCGACACCCAGGACGAGGGCCAGTACTGGCAGGCCCTGCAGACCAAGCTCGCGGGCGGCGGCGGCCTCGCCGACATCCAGGGCCTGGAGGTCGGCCGGGTGGCCAGCGTGGTGAAGAAGCAGGCCGACAAGTTCACCGACCTCAAGACGCTCGGCATCGGCGACGTCAACGACGGCCTGGTCGACTGGAAGGGCGCCGCGATCAAGACCGCGGACGGCAAGGTGCTCGGCGCGGGCACCGACATCGGCCCGGAGGCGATCTGCTACCGCACCGACCTGTTCAAGGCCGCGGGCCTGCCCACCGACCGCACCGAGCTCGCCGCCAAGTGGTCGACCTGGCAGGGCTACCTCGACCTCGGCAAGCAGTACGCCGCCAAGGCCGAGGCCGGAAACGCCTGGACCGACAGCGCCGCCGGCATGTTCACCGCCGAGGTCGGCCAGCAGAAGGTCCGCTACTCCGACGAGTCCGGCAAGGCCGTGTACGACAGCAGCCCGGCCGTGCAGACCGCCTGGGCCGACGCCACCAAGCTGGTCGCCGACGGCCTGTCCGCCAAGCTCGCCCAGTGGACGCCGGAGTGGAACAAGGCGTTCACCACCGGCAAGTTCGCCACCCTGTCCTGCCCCGCCTGGATGATCGGCTACATCAAGGGCCAGGCCGGCGAGGGCGCCACCGGCAAGTGGGACATCGCGGCCGGCCCCGGCAAGACCGGCAACTGGGGCGGCTCCTACCTGGCGATCCCGCGCACCGCCAAGCACCCCAAGGAGGCCGCCGAGCTGATCAAGTGGCTGAACGCCAAGGAGCAGCAGGCCACCCTGTTCACCAAGCAGGGCTCCTTCCCGTCCTCCACCGGCGCCCAGGAAGCCATCAAGGACGTCAAGGACCCGTACTTCAACAACGCCCCGATCGGTCAGATCTTCAGCGAGTCCGCGAAGGCGATGCCCGCGCAGGTGCTCGGCACCGACGACGGCGTGATCGGCAAGGCGTTCACCGACGCCCTCGGCGAGGTGGAGCGCACCAACACCGCGCCGGACACCGCCTGGAAGCACGCGCTGGACAACGTCAAGAAGGCCAACGGCAACTGA
- a CDS encoding LysR family transcriptional regulator encodes MELRQLEYLVAIVEEGGFGRAAERLHVVPSAVSQQIGRLERELGSSLFDRSTRRVRLTAAGERLLPHAEAVLAAARDLTHRAALLADDTARTIRLGSSRAFASRVHLALDRLAEAAPHWRTTVRQDARALRIAALRSGELDAALVRGVGPAEARAAGLHAVPVWTDPLVVALPARHPLAARPHLGPADLAGLPLRLAPHRHNPGFHQLVRRTFAAAGLEPAFGPAFTTLQESLAAVAAAQEPPSWTLFDPIGPPPPHSARIVLRPWRGPGSTTVLLTPGTGEPPGPGLAALTAALRDSVGTPVIADKTAGLH; translated from the coding sequence GTGGAACTGCGGCAACTGGAGTACCTGGTGGCCATCGTCGAGGAGGGCGGCTTCGGGCGCGCGGCCGAACGGCTGCACGTGGTGCCTTCCGCCGTGAGCCAGCAGATCGGCCGGCTCGAAAGGGAGTTGGGCTCCAGCCTGTTCGACCGCAGCACCCGGCGGGTACGGCTGACCGCCGCCGGGGAACGCCTGCTCCCGCACGCAGAGGCAGTGCTTGCGGCGGCCCGGGACCTGACGCACCGGGCGGCCCTGCTGGCGGACGACACCGCGCGGACGATCCGGCTCGGCAGCAGCCGGGCCTTCGCCTCCCGGGTGCACCTGGCCCTGGACCGCCTCGCGGAGGCCGCACCGCACTGGCGGACGACGGTCCGACAGGACGCCCGAGCCCTCCGCATCGCGGCCCTGCGCAGCGGGGAGCTGGACGCCGCGCTGGTTCGCGGCGTCGGACCCGCGGAGGCCAGGGCGGCCGGGTTGCACGCCGTGCCGGTGTGGACGGACCCGCTGGTGGTGGCACTGCCGGCCCGCCACCCGCTTGCCGCGCGTCCGCACCTCGGCCCGGCCGACCTGGCAGGCCTTCCGCTGCGACTCGCCCCGCACCGGCACAACCCCGGCTTCCACCAGCTGGTGCGCCGGACCTTTGCCGCCGCCGGCCTCGAACCCGCGTTCGGCCCCGCGTTCACCACCTTGCAGGAGAGCCTGGCGGCCGTCGCCGCCGCCCAGGAGCCGCCGTCCTGGACGCTGTTCGACCCGATCGGCCCGCCGCCGCCCCACAGCGCGCGGATCGTCCTCCGTCCCTGGCGCGGGCCGGGCTCCACGACCGTTCTGCTCACGCCGGGGACCGGTGAGCCCCCGGGGCCGGGTCTCGCCGCGCTGACGGCGGCGCTCCGGGACAGCGTCGGGACGCCGGTGATCGCCGACAAGACGGCCGGCCTGCACTGA
- a CDS encoding carbohydrate ABC transporter permease: MALSSTARLPAAKSAGPAGRTRRRLAPYGFLAPFFVLFAAFGLFPLLYTAYVSLHRVELQTSEQMDWLGLQNYTRLLDDPFFWNALRNTFTIGVLSTVPQLLIALGLAHLLNYRLRGRTFFRVAMLMPYATSVAAATLVFAQLFGRDYGLINWTLSSLRIHPVDWQASTWASQFGVSAIVTWRWTGYNALIYLAGMQSIPGELYESAAVDGASRWQQFRHVTIPGLRPTIVFTVVVSTIGATQLFGEPLLYEGNSGGGISHQYQTLGLYLYEQGWTFFHLGRAAAVAWVMFLLIVVLALLNAAIAARRNRTDR, from the coding sequence ATGGCCCTCAGCTCCACCGCCCGGCTGCCCGCCGCCAAGTCCGCCGGGCCGGCCGGCCGCACCCGTCGCCGGCTCGCCCCGTACGGCTTCCTCGCCCCGTTCTTCGTGCTGTTCGCCGCGTTCGGCCTGTTCCCCCTGCTTTACACCGCGTACGTGTCGCTGCACCGGGTCGAACTGCAGACCTCCGAACAGATGGACTGGCTCGGGCTGCAGAACTACACCAGGCTGCTCGACGACCCGTTCTTCTGGAACGCGCTGCGCAACACCTTCACCATCGGCGTGCTCTCCACCGTCCCGCAGCTGCTGATCGCCCTGGGCCTGGCCCACCTGCTCAACTACCGGCTGCGCGGCCGCACCTTCTTCCGGGTCGCGATGCTGATGCCGTACGCCACCTCGGTCGCCGCCGCCACCCTGGTGTTCGCGCAACTCTTCGGCCGCGACTACGGGTTGATCAACTGGACGCTGAGCAGCCTGCGCATCCACCCGGTCGACTGGCAGGCCAGCACCTGGGCCTCGCAGTTCGGCGTCTCCGCCATCGTCACCTGGCGCTGGACCGGCTACAACGCGCTGATCTACCTGGCCGGCATGCAGTCCATCCCGGGCGAGCTGTACGAGTCCGCGGCCGTCGACGGCGCCTCCCGCTGGCAGCAGTTCCGGCACGTCACCATTCCGGGGCTGCGCCCCACCATCGTCTTCACCGTGGTCGTCTCCACCATCGGCGCCACCCAGCTGTTCGGCGAACCCCTGCTGTACGAGGGCAACTCCGGTGGCGGCATCTCGCACCAGTACCAGACCCTCGGCCTGTACCTGTACGAGCAGGGCTGGACGTTCTTCCACCTCGGCCGGGCCGCCGCCGTGGCCTGGGTGATGTTCCTGCTGATCGTCGTACTCGCCCTGCTCAACGCGGCGATCGCCGCCCGCCGCAACCGCACGGACCGGTGA
- a CDS encoding GH1 family beta-glucosidase, whose translation MTVDTLPQAAPAVPARFPAGFLWGAATAAYQIEGAAAEDGRTPSIWDTFSRRPGAVRNGDTGDIAADHYHRYRDDVALMTELGLGAYRFSLSWPRVQPGGRGPANRAGLDFYDRLVDELLGAGITPVATLYHWDLPQELEDEGGWTNRDTAYRFAEYATIAAQRLGDRVPTWTTLNEPWCSAFLGYGNGVHAPGRTDHRAALTAHHHLLLAHGLGTAALRTELPDTAQVSLTLNLAAVRPLSTDPADLDAARRIDGLANRIFLDPVFHGRYPQDVLADTADVTDWSFVHDGDLAEISRPIDSLGINYYTPTVVAAEQTDGDPDGPRGDGHQGDSPWPADHGIRFLPAAGTRTAMGWPVDADGLYELLTRLRDDLPGVPLLVTENGAAYEDYTDPSGAVHDPERIDYLHGHLGAVHRAIADGAPVQGYFLWSLLDNYEWAYGYSKRFGIIHVDFASQRRTLKDSAHWYARVIREGRLP comes from the coding sequence ATGACCGTCGACACGCTACCCCAGGCCGCCCCCGCCGTGCCCGCCCGCTTCCCGGCCGGCTTCCTCTGGGGCGCCGCCACCGCCGCCTACCAGATCGAGGGCGCCGCAGCCGAGGACGGCCGCACCCCCTCCATCTGGGACACCTTCAGCCGCCGGCCCGGGGCCGTCCGCAACGGCGACACCGGCGACATCGCCGCCGACCACTACCACCGCTACCGCGACGACGTCGCGCTGATGACCGAACTCGGCCTCGGCGCCTACCGGTTCTCGCTCTCCTGGCCGCGCGTGCAGCCCGGCGGCCGCGGCCCCGCCAACCGGGCCGGACTCGACTTCTACGACCGCCTGGTGGACGAGCTCCTCGGCGCCGGCATCACCCCCGTCGCCACCCTCTACCACTGGGACCTGCCGCAGGAGCTCGAGGACGAGGGCGGCTGGACCAACCGCGACACCGCGTACCGGTTCGCCGAGTACGCGACCATCGCCGCCCAGCGCCTCGGCGACCGCGTCCCGACCTGGACCACCCTCAACGAGCCCTGGTGCAGCGCCTTCCTCGGCTACGGCAACGGCGTCCACGCCCCCGGCCGCACCGACCACCGGGCCGCCCTCACCGCCCACCACCACCTGCTGCTCGCCCACGGCCTCGGCACCGCCGCGCTGCGCACCGAGCTCCCGGACACCGCCCAGGTCTCGCTGACCCTCAACCTGGCCGCCGTCCGACCGCTCAGCACCGACCCCGCCGACCTGGACGCCGCCCGCCGGATCGACGGCCTGGCCAACCGGATCTTCCTCGACCCGGTGTTCCACGGCCGCTACCCGCAGGACGTGCTCGCCGACACCGCCGACGTCACCGACTGGTCCTTCGTCCACGACGGCGACCTGGCCGAGATCTCCCGCCCGATCGACTCCCTGGGCATCAACTACTACACCCCGACCGTGGTCGCCGCCGAGCAGACCGACGGCGACCCGGACGGCCCCCGCGGGGACGGCCACCAGGGCGACAGCCCCTGGCCCGCCGACCACGGCATCCGCTTCCTGCCCGCCGCCGGCACCCGCACCGCGATGGGCTGGCCGGTCGACGCCGACGGCCTGTACGAACTCCTCACCCGCCTGCGCGACGACCTCCCCGGCGTCCCGCTGCTGGTCACCGAGAACGGCGCCGCCTACGAGGACTACACCGACCCCAGCGGCGCCGTCCACGACCCCGAGCGGATCGACTACCTGCACGGCCACCTCGGCGCCGTCCACCGCGCCATCGCCGACGGGGCCCCCGTCCAGGGCTACTTCCTGTGGTCCCTGCTCGACAACTACGAGTGGGCCTACGGCTACAGCAAGCGGTTCGGCATCATCCACGTCGACTTCGCCAGCCAGCGCCGCACCCTCAAGGACAGCGCCCACTGGTACGCCCGCGTCATCCGGGAGGGCCGGCTGCCGTAG
- a CDS encoding carbohydrate ABC transporter permease: protein MTHVLDKPLAAARSSVRKARSPLHGGPLAYAVLIGATLLAVFPFYWTLVAASRSNSELSAATPALTPGPNLFHNLGEALDQAAIGTALINSLIVSSVVTAGVVLSSTLAGFAFAKLQFRGRRALLALTVGTMMIPPQLGVIPLFMVIVKLDLQNKLPSVILPSLVSAFGVFFMRQYLVQALPDELVEAGRVDGASLLRIFRSIVLPVARPGMAVLGMLTFMATWNDFFWPIVALSSQNPTVQVALKSLGQGYVPDQSVVMAGTLLGTLPVLVVFALLGRQIVGGIMQGAVKG, encoded by the coding sequence ATGACCCACGTTCTCGACAAGCCCCTGGCCGCGGCCCGCAGTTCGGTCCGCAAGGCGCGCTCCCCGCTGCACGGCGGTCCGCTCGCCTACGCCGTGCTGATCGGCGCCACCCTGCTCGCGGTGTTCCCGTTCTATTGGACGCTGGTCGCCGCCAGCCGCTCCAACTCCGAACTCAGCGCCGCCACCCCGGCGCTGACCCCCGGGCCGAACCTGTTCCACAACCTCGGCGAGGCGCTCGACCAGGCCGCCATCGGCACCGCGCTGATCAACTCGCTGATCGTGTCCAGCGTGGTCACCGCGGGCGTGGTGCTCTCCTCCACGCTCGCCGGATTCGCCTTCGCCAAGCTGCAGTTCAGGGGCCGGCGGGCGCTGCTCGCGCTCACCGTCGGCACCATGATGATCCCGCCGCAGCTCGGCGTGATCCCGCTGTTCATGGTGATCGTCAAGCTCGACCTGCAGAACAAGCTGCCCTCGGTGATCCTGCCCTCGCTGGTCTCCGCGTTCGGCGTGTTCTTCATGCGCCAGTACCTGGTGCAGGCGCTGCCCGACGAACTCGTCGAGGCCGGCCGGGTGGACGGCGCCTCGCTGCTGCGGATCTTCCGCTCCATCGTGCTGCCCGTCGCCCGCCCCGGCATGGCCGTGCTCGGCATGCTCACCTTCATGGCGACCTGGAACGACTTCTTCTGGCCGATCGTCGCCCTCAGCTCCCAGAACCCCACCGTCCAGGTCGCGTTGAAGTCGCTCGGGCAGGGCTACGTGCCCGACCAGTCCGTGGTGATGGCCGGCACGCTGCTCGGCACCCTGCCCGTCCTGGTGGTGTTCGCGCTGCTCGGGCGACAGATCGTCGGCGGCATCATGCAGGGCGCCGTCAAGGGCTGA